A window of Pueribacillus theae contains these coding sequences:
- a CDS encoding spore germination protein: MFKKKLKTTVKKKNGNESKQQDEKKEKNPISHSLIKNIERIKQITGNSNDIVIREFRAGVEQNIHLAIVYTDGLADEDFIHNYILESLMLNIRESKLNRTDAKIFHPVDFIASAFLTVGDLKSVDDFDTALNHILSGNTIILIDGSHSCFACDTRGWNDRSIEEPSAQTVIRGPKDSFTETLRTNTALIRRRVKDPNLRIEGKVIGKRTKTDVSIVYIKGIADSKVVEEVHKRLDRINIDSILESGYIEELIEDGTYSPFPTVYHTERPDSTAASLLEGRVAILVDGTPFVLLVPAIFMQFLQSAEDYYQRFDIGTFIRLLRHITFFLALLTPAVYIAVTTFHQEMLPTQLLVSLAAQREAIPFPAIVEAVLMEVTFEILREAGVRMPRAVGPAISIVGALVLGEAAVNAGLVSSAMVIVVSITAIASFVFPAYNLAIAVRILRFLFMLLASMFGLFGIILGLIVMVLHLCSLRSFGVPYLSPLGPYYKKDIKDTAVRFPWWAMTTRPYLIGKNNLNREDSPPPKPPKNRGN; this comes from the coding sequence ATGTTTAAAAAAAAGCTAAAGACTACCGTCAAAAAAAAGAATGGAAACGAATCTAAACAGCAAGATGAAAAGAAAGAAAAAAACCCGATCAGCCATTCATTAATAAAGAATATCGAGAGAATTAAGCAAATTACCGGCAATAGCAATGATATTGTCATCCGTGAATTTCGAGCCGGTGTCGAACAAAACATTCACCTAGCCATCGTTTACACTGACGGTCTGGCTGATGAGGACTTCATCCACAATTATATATTAGAATCCTTAATGCTAAACATTCGTGAATCAAAGCTTAATCGAACAGATGCGAAAATATTTCATCCTGTTGATTTCATTGCTTCCGCCTTCCTCACGGTTGGGGATTTAAAAAGTGTCGATGATTTTGATACCGCTTTAAACCATATCCTATCAGGCAACACAATTATTTTAATAGATGGATCACATTCTTGTTTTGCCTGCGACACACGCGGCTGGAATGATCGCAGTATTGAAGAGCCAAGCGCTCAAACAGTCATCCGCGGCCCGAAAGACAGTTTCACAGAAACGTTGCGAACAAACACAGCCCTCATTCGGCGAAGAGTGAAAGATCCTAACCTTCGCATTGAAGGAAAAGTGATTGGCAAACGAACGAAAACAGATGTCTCCATCGTGTACATTAAAGGGATTGCAGACAGCAAAGTCGTTGAGGAGGTTCATAAACGCCTAGATCGAATCAATATCGATTCGATTTTGGAAAGCGGCTATATTGAAGAATTAATCGAAGACGGCACTTATTCACCGTTTCCGACCGTATATCATACAGAACGACCGGATTCTACTGCGGCAAGCTTGCTGGAAGGCAGGGTTGCAATTTTAGTTGATGGCACCCCATTTGTGCTGTTAGTCCCGGCCATTTTTATGCAATTTCTCCAATCCGCCGAAGATTATTACCAGCGGTTTGATATTGGGACTTTCATACGCCTGCTTCGCCATATTACTTTCTTTCTAGCTCTACTAACTCCTGCAGTATATATCGCGGTAACAACTTTCCATCAGGAAATGTTGCCAACTCAGCTCCTTGTTAGTCTTGCTGCCCAAAGAGAAGCCATCCCCTTTCCTGCAATCGTCGAAGCTGTGCTAATGGAAGTCACATTTGAAATTTTACGTGAAGCAGGGGTCCGTATGCCACGTGCAGTTGGACCGGCGATTTCGATTGTCGGTGCCCTCGTGCTTGGAGAAGCTGCTGTTAATGCCGGACTCGTTTCCTCTGCCATGGTTATTGTCGTTTCTATAACAGCCATCGCAAGCTTTGTTTTTCCAGCTTATAACTTAGCAATCGCTGTTCGCATTCTTCGCTTTCTGTTTATGCTTCTTGCGTCGATGTTCGGGTTATTTGGCATCATTCTCGGCTTAATTGTTATGGTGCTTCATTTGTGCAGTTTACGTTCCTTTGGAGTTCCATATCTTTCTCCATTAGGACCTTACTACAAAAAAGACATTAAAGATACCGCAGTTAGATTTCCATGGTGGGCAATGACTACCCGACCGTATTTAATTGGTAAAAACAACCTGAATCGTGAAGATTCACCGCCTCCGAAGCCACCAAAAAATAGGGGGAATTAA
- a CDS encoding trimeric intracellular cation channel family protein, protein MVWDVLNVIGTIAFAISGAIIAMEEEYDILGVYILGFATAFGGGTVRNILIDLPLSHIWQQNILFYIAILVIGIVFFLPNSWIESYSKWAWGVFFDAIGLGAFAIQGALYAYNMNHPLIAVVVAAALTGAGGGVIRDLLARRQPLILKKEMYAVWAMMGGLIVGLGLANHDILLYFVLALIVACRMLAHHYGWQLPRKKRKGEESSA, encoded by the coding sequence ATGGTTTGGGATGTTTTGAATGTAATAGGTACAATTGCATTTGCGATAAGCGGAGCCATTATTGCGATGGAAGAGGAATATGATATTCTTGGCGTATACATTTTAGGTTTTGCAACGGCATTTGGGGGAGGTACGGTCAGAAATATATTGATTGACTTGCCATTAAGCCATATTTGGCAGCAAAATATTCTTTTTTATATTGCGATCCTTGTGATCGGCATCGTTTTCTTTTTGCCGAATTCGTGGATTGAAAGCTACAGTAAATGGGCGTGGGGCGTGTTTTTCGATGCGATAGGCTTGGGGGCGTTTGCTATTCAAGGGGCGCTTTATGCGTACAATATGAATCATCCTTTGATTGCGGTCGTCGTTGCAGCTGCATTGACAGGAGCTGGCGGAGGGGTAATCCGTGACTTGCTTGCGAGGCGGCAGCCGCTCATTTTAAAAAAAGAAATGTATGCGGTATGGGCCATGATGGGCGGGTTGATTGTTGGCCTCGGTTTGGCGAATCATGACATTCTCCTCTATTTTGTTCTTGCACTTATCGTTGCTTGCCGCATGCTTGCACACCATTACGGATGGCAATTGCCGCGCAAAAAAAGGAAAGGAGAGGAATCCTCTGCCTAA
- a CDS encoding sigma-70 family RNA polymerase sigma factor, which produces MDTEKKFEEIFKQYENMIKKQIKILHIYKNHDEFFQIGMIALWEAMQRYDQRKGNFSAYAYVTVRGKMLEQLKKEKRYGERHTAAFETAIDQNTYSFSETLLDEEQFRSYLAPLSEKQKTWAIEAILNQKTITEIAEEHGATKEAVKSWRKEALKKLRKRGPSFAFH; this is translated from the coding sequence ATGGATACAGAAAAAAAGTTCGAAGAGATTTTTAAGCAATATGAAAACATGATCAAAAAGCAAATAAAGATACTTCACATTTATAAAAACCATGATGAGTTCTTTCAGATTGGAATGATCGCATTATGGGAGGCAATGCAAAGATATGATCAAAGGAAAGGAAATTTTTCCGCGTATGCCTATGTAACCGTCCGAGGAAAAATGTTGGAACAGTTAAAAAAAGAAAAGCGATATGGCGAGAGACATACAGCCGCTTTTGAAACGGCAATTGATCAAAATACGTATAGCTTTTCTGAAACATTATTGGATGAAGAACAATTCCGAAGTTATTTGGCGCCGCTAAGCGAGAAACAGAAAACATGGGCAATTGAAGCAATTTTGAACCAAAAAACAATCACCGAAATCGCAGAAGAACATGGAGCAACGAAAGAAGCGGTGAAATCGTGGCGAAAAGAAGCATTAAAGAAATTAAGAAAGAGAGGCCCATCCTTTGCCTTTCATTAG
- a CDS encoding competence protein ComK yields the protein MQIMKDYEIHTETMVLLPCFDRYANLHTIVIEEQSYFLVAMPPKKVIDASCRYYGSSYEGRLEGIKRVMGISKKAPIAISAELSIFFFPLESPNNHSCVWLSHTHIEEIRPLDNRNTVILFTNGQAFTVPVPKGQIETKILRTAQYRHLLKNRIEVGKRQHHVYQLQKEDVQFVYDPVKQAYHIKKHE from the coding sequence ATGCAGATCATGAAAGACTACGAAATTCACACTGAAACGATGGTACTTTTGCCGTGTTTTGATCGTTATGCGAATTTGCATACCATTGTCATTGAAGAACAAAGCTATTTTCTTGTAGCGATGCCGCCAAAAAAGGTGATCGATGCCAGTTGCCGTTATTACGGTTCGAGTTACGAAGGAAGGCTTGAAGGGATAAAGCGGGTAATGGGCATTTCAAAGAAAGCGCCAATTGCGATCAGTGCAGAACTTTCGATCTTTTTCTTTCCGCTGGAATCTCCGAACAATCATTCGTGTGTATGGCTTTCTCATACGCATATTGAAGAAATAAGGCCACTAGACAATCGGAATACAGTTATTTTATTTACAAATGGACAAGCTTTTACCGTACCGGTGCCAAAAGGCCAAATCGAAACTAAAATTTTACGGACAGCACAGTATCGCCATCTACTAAAAAATCGGATCGAAGTAGGGAAGCGGCAGCATCATGTGTACCAATTACAAAAAGAGGACGTTCAATTTGTTTATGATCCTGTGAAACAGGCATACCACATTAAAAAACATGAGTGA